A window of Ruminococcus champanellensis 18P13 = JCM 17042 contains these coding sequences:
- a CDS encoding DUF6551 family protein, producing the protein MDDYSSFVPNVHFEKIPIKNLVSNQDYQRNLSQARIEKTAENFDLFQINPVKVSRRDGINYVFNGQHTIEIVALASGSRETPVWCMIYDDLCYEHEADIFANQMKFAKNLAPFEIFVANLEAKNQEQLMIRDLVESYGLKISAKRAPGHICAVSTLEAIYSKYGYQVLNRVLRLIIGTWEGDSNSFSANIMNAVTKLCVVYKDQLKDEVFSEKLGAVSIKQLTRTARDRRKGSMGFAEAMLLEYNGKRKSNAGKLFMNKLYARDVSLWIEPDENEDFDDSETFEDFAIGQLGEDKESDNNESNN; encoded by the coding sequence ATGGATGATTATTCGTCGTTTGTGCCGAATGTTCATTTTGAGAAAATTCCAATCAAAAACCTGGTTTCGAATCAGGATTACCAACGGAATCTGTCGCAGGCGCGTATTGAGAAAACGGCAGAAAACTTCGATCTGTTTCAAATCAATCCCGTAAAGGTCAGCCGAAGAGACGGAATCAATTATGTTTTTAACGGGCAGCATACCATTGAAATTGTTGCACTTGCTTCCGGCTCTCGTGAAACCCCGGTATGGTGCATGATCTATGATGATCTGTGCTATGAACATGAAGCCGATATCTTTGCCAATCAGATGAAATTCGCAAAGAACCTTGCGCCTTTTGAAATTTTCGTAGCAAACTTGGAGGCTAAGAACCAAGAACAGCTTATGATTCGAGATTTGGTGGAGTCTTACGGTTTGAAGATATCTGCCAAGAGAGCGCCGGGACACATCTGCGCTGTATCCACTTTGGAGGCTATTTACTCCAAATACGGGTATCAGGTTCTCAACCGTGTCCTTCGCCTGATCATCGGCACATGGGAGGGGGACTCCAATTCCTTCTCCGCTAACATTATGAATGCGGTTACCAAGCTTTGCGTGGTGTATAAAGATCAGTTAAAGGATGAGGTGTTCAGCGAGAAACTCGGTGCGGTTTCCATTAAGCAATTGACTCGTACCGCCAGGGATCGCCGGAAGGGTTCAATGGGCTTTGCCGAAGCGATGCTTTTAGAATATAACGGAAAAAGGAAGAGCAATGCGGGCAAACTATTCATGAACAAACTCTATGCTCGGGATGTTTCTCTCTGGATTGAACCGGACGAGAATGAAGATTTTGACGATTCCGAAACCTTTGAGGATTTTGCTATCGGACAGCTTGGCGAAGATAAAGAAAGCGATAATAACGAAAGCAATAATTAA
- a CDS encoding metallophosphoesterase codes for MIYYTGDIHGQKYDIERFCKRFNPTREDIIVILGDVGANYGQDERDAALKYVLDKLNPTILCIHGNHEIRPWHIPTYKAKEWHGGIVWYEEAYPSVLFAKDGEIYDLEGLRHIVIGGAYSVDKFYRLSRGYGWWSDEQPS; via the coding sequence ATGATTTATTACACCGGTGACATTCACGGGCAGAAATATGATATAGAACGATTCTGTAAGCGTTTTAATCCCACAAGGGAAGATATCATCGTAATTCTCGGCGATGTCGGTGCTAACTACGGGCAAGACGAAAGAGATGCAGCGTTAAAGTATGTACTTGACAAATTGAATCCCACTATTCTCTGTATCCACGGCAATCATGAAATAAGACCATGGCATATTCCAACATATAAAGCGAAGGAATGGCACGGCGGCATCGTATGGTATGAGGAAGCCTATCCATCTGTATTGTTTGCCAAAGACGGCGAGATATATGACTTAGAGGGGCTTCGACACATCGTTATCGGCGGCGCCTACAGTGTGGACAAGTTCTATCGTCTTTCCCGAGGATACGGTTGGTGGTCAGATGAACAACCAAGTG
- a CDS encoding DUF2971 domain-containing protein, protein MRLYRYVRALETIKCGDHDEASEVTDISEKLKKSIQESKLFFSHPASFNDPLECTIPITIENHEKKQKEYAAYLESIISEKVGSRNDESKRSKRIYEASEYGISLENCLVACFSRDGNNQLMWSHYADQHKGVCLCYELPDTPEEFKRQIEWSEQINSIKSDYGLEVYGDSVDYQKKRPSLHISNTSLPVDKWSFDSDYAINDAIFTKPECWMYEKEWRLALITPGASKKRFAAGIDTSNYYATLPREWLKSVTFGLRLEKEYCEKIKSIFKDNYYSTVEFRKAKMVHDEFRIIIEPY, encoded by the coding sequence ATGAGATTGTATAGATATGTAAGAGCCTTAGAAACAATAAAATGTGGCGATCATGATGAGGCCTCCGAAGTGACCGACATAAGCGAAAAATTAAAAAAGTCTATCCAAGAATCCAAACTGTTTTTCTCCCATCCAGCGAGTTTTAACGATCCCCTCGAGTGTACAATTCCTATTACAATCGAAAATCATGAGAAAAAGCAAAAAGAGTATGCGGCATATTTGGAATCAATCATAAGCGAAAAAGTTGGAAGTCGAAATGACGAATCCAAACGAAGCAAACGCATCTATGAAGCGTCTGAATACGGAATATCTTTGGAAAACTGTTTGGTAGCATGTTTTTCGAGAGACGGTAATAACCAATTGATGTGGTCTCATTATGCGGATCAACATAAAGGAGTTTGTCTGTGTTATGAACTGCCTGACACACCTGAGGAATTCAAAAGGCAGATAGAATGGAGTGAACAGATTAATTCCATTAAAAGCGACTATGGATTGGAAGTCTATGGTGACTCAGTTGACTACCAAAAAAAGCGTCCATCGCTTCACATTTCAAATACATCTCTCCCGGTTGACAAATGGTCATTTGATAGTGATTATGCTATAAATGATGCTATATTCACAAAACCCGAATGTTGGATGTATGAAAAGGAATGGCGCTTAGCACTTATTACTCCTGGGGCAAGCAAAAAAAGATTTGCAGCAGGCATAGACACAAGTAATTATTACGCAACACTGCCACGAGAATGGTTAAAGAGTGTAACATTTGGCCTTAGACTTGAAAAAGAGTATTGCGAAAAAATCAAAAGTATATTTAAGGATAATTATTACTCAACTGTTGAATTTAGAAAAGCCAAAATGGTGCATGATGAGTTTAGAATCATTATTGAGCCTTATTAA
- a CDS encoding metallophosphoesterase, producing MGKIFFTGDLHFGHANVIAFDNRPFKTVEEMDAELIRRWNSKVGKGDLTYVLGDMIWKARNDDAPELIKSLNGQIILIKGNHDRFLHNAKAKAALAGIKDYDDICVTLEDGTKKRVILSHYFTPMYNGHRYQAIHLHAHSHFTDEADFEVNFAERLNNIGCRNEIYNVGCMYWNYEPVTLDEIIEHGRTIRPTYGERSAEYMTQFPWEKKQTVHPENEIRWNVFYHNCNSRSIETFNVFEHGSFREYVKRAAKKYQSKEDFAKQLRSEVMYYFWSKCEWEVLVTPWISPRESEKKKVDVCWQIMNNWDVFVDYTWANRKKL from the coding sequence ATGGGTAAAATATTCTTTACCGGTGATCTGCACTTTGGTCACGCCAATGTGATTGCTTTTGATAATCGCCCGTTCAAGACTGTTGAAGAAATGGACGCGGAACTTATCCGCAGATGGAACAGCAAGGTTGGCAAGGGTGACCTCACTTATGTCCTCGGGGACATGATATGGAAAGCGCGAAACGATGACGCACCGGAACTAATCAAAAGCCTAAACGGTCAGATTATTCTCATTAAAGGAAATCATGACCGCTTCCTGCACAATGCAAAAGCCAAGGCAGCGCTTGCGGGAATCAAAGATTACGACGACATTTGCGTGACTTTGGAAGACGGCACGAAGAAAAGAGTTATCCTCTCCCATTATTTCACTCCGATGTACAACGGACATCGATACCAGGCAATCCATCTCCATGCTCATTCCCATTTTACAGATGAAGCGGATTTTGAGGTTAATTTTGCGGAGCGTCTTAATAACATAGGATGCCGGAATGAAATCTACAATGTAGGTTGTATGTATTGGAATTACGAGCCTGTAACCTTGGACGAGATTATTGAGCATGGAAGGACAATACGCCCCACCTATGGCGAAAGGTCTGCTGAATATATGACACAATTCCCGTGGGAAAAGAAGCAAACAGTTCATCCCGAAAACGAGATTAGATGGAATGTGTTCTACCACAACTGCAACAGCCGTAGCATAGAAACCTTCAATGTCTTCGAACACGGTTCATTCCGTGAATATGTGAAGCGGGCCGCCAAGAAATATCAAAGCAAAGAAGACTTCGCCAAGCAACTCCGCAGCGAGGTGATGTATTACTTTTGGTCGAAGTGCGAATGGGAAGTCCTTGTTACGCCATGGATATCTCCCCGTGAATCCGAGAAAAAGAAAGTAGATGTCTGTTGGCAGATTATGAATAATTGGGATGTGTTTGTCGATTACACATGGGCCAACAGAAAGAAGCTGTGA
- a CDS encoding recombinase family protein yields MIDKTKRLEKEQAKAKTKKRIYVEVDPENYDYFPETRQADYYDNDVPQRVAIYVRVSTDDVRQTTSFELQKKYYEDFVIKHPHWTLVKIYADEGISGTSLNKREQFLQMISDAKRGKIDMIITKSVSRFARNIYDFIGIVRDLAERNPPVGVFFESEGIFSLNDDSQLALSFQATMAEEESHTRSRSMETSLRMRLDNGIPLTPKLLGYMHDADGTLIPNPDEAPTVKLAFYMYLYGYSSQQIADAFNALGRKSYLGNINWTSNGIVQILRNERHCGDVLTRKTFTPNFRTHKAKKNRGQRPQSRYRNHHPGIVSRDDYIAVQRMLDNAKYGNKSILPEIRVVEDGVLKGFVTINPRWAGFKEGDYYLASKSVYSSPEEEPHPEEEIQFEVEAGDFDLRGFEIARGEFFDAPRQPHAIIYHKFIKFSTACVRKFGTQNYIEILINPISRKLAIRPTTKENRNSVMASKPEKGILYPRLIPTAAFSETMFNLLGWNIEYKYRILGTLYEQDGVVAYIFDTVDSEAYFKPNVLSKENGEEDCTNVQPLMPSGKRIRAIPESWTSSFGKQFYAQEKSVTELQRQSEEDWMLRLEGQLFETGNKLHVTGFEELKSFITQELQGVDI; encoded by the coding sequence ATGATTGACAAAACGAAACGCTTAGAAAAAGAGCAAGCCAAGGCAAAGACCAAAAAGCGCATCTATGTTGAGGTCGATCCCGAAAACTATGATTACTTTCCCGAGACCAGGCAAGCCGATTATTACGATAATGATGTACCGCAAAGGGTCGCCATTTATGTTCGTGTTTCTACGGACGATGTCCGTCAGACTACATCTTTTGAGTTGCAAAAGAAGTATTATGAGGACTTCGTTATCAAGCACCCTCACTGGACGCTCGTTAAAATCTACGCTGACGAGGGCATCTCCGGCACTTCTCTGAATAAGCGAGAGCAGTTTCTTCAGATGATTTCTGACGCAAAGCGCGGAAAAATCGACATGATTATTACAAAGAGCGTTTCCCGTTTCGCCCGCAATATCTATGACTTTATCGGCATTGTACGAGACCTTGCCGAACGCAATCCGCCTGTCGGAGTCTTCTTTGAAAGTGAGGGAATTTTCTCACTGAATGATGACTCACAGCTTGCATTGTCCTTCCAAGCCACAATGGCCGAGGAAGAGTCACACACACGAAGCAGGTCGATGGAAACTTCTCTACGAATGCGATTGGACAACGGTATCCCTCTGACTCCCAAACTGCTCGGGTATATGCATGATGCTGACGGAACACTGATTCCGAATCCAGATGAAGCACCTACGGTTAAACTTGCGTTCTATATGTATCTATACGGCTATTCATCACAACAGATTGCCGATGCTTTCAATGCTCTCGGACGCAAGTCCTATTTGGGGAATATCAATTGGACTTCCAACGGTATTGTTCAAATACTACGCAATGAACGACATTGCGGTGATGTCCTCACTCGCAAAACCTTTACGCCAAACTTCCGTACCCATAAGGCAAAGAAAAACAGGGGGCAAAGACCGCAGAGCCGATATCGCAATCATCACCCCGGCATCGTTTCCCGCGACGATTATATTGCGGTTCAGAGAATGCTCGATAACGCTAAGTACGGTAACAAGTCTATCTTGCCCGAAATCCGCGTCGTAGAAGATGGTGTCCTCAAAGGTTTCGTTACCATTAACCCTCGTTGGGCGGGATTCAAAGAGGGGGACTACTACCTGGCTTCCAAAAGCGTGTATTCCTCTCCCGAGGAAGAACCGCATCCGGAGGAAGAGATTCAGTTTGAGGTGGAAGCAGGTGACTTTGATCTGCGCGGTTTCGAAATAGCCCGCGGCGAGTTCTTTGATGCCCCGCGTCAGCCTCACGCCATTATTTATCATAAGTTTATCAAGTTCAGTACCGCGTGTGTCCGGAAATTCGGCACTCAGAATTATATTGAGATTCTGATAAATCCTATTAGCCGAAAACTTGCGATTCGACCGACCACCAAAGAAAACCGTAATAGTGTCATGGCGTCAAAGCCGGAGAAAGGTATTCTATACCCACGGTTAATCCCAACCGCCGCTTTCAGTGAGACGATGTTCAACCTTCTTGGTTGGAACATTGAATACAAGTACCGTATTTTAGGTACTCTCTATGAGCAGGATGGCGTAGTTGCCTATATCTTTGATACCGTTGACTCAGAGGCATATTTCAAGCCTAATGTGCTTTCTAAAGAGAACGGCGAAGAGGACTGTACAAATGTGCAGCCGTTGATGCCCTCCGGAAAGCGCATTCGTGCAATTCCCGAATCATGGACAAGCTCCTTTGGTAAGCAGTTCTATGCGCAGGAGAAGTCCGTAACGGAACTTCAGCGGCAGAGCGAGGAAGATTGGATGCTCCGTTTGGAGGGCCAACTTTTCGAGACAGGCAACAAACTTCATGTAACGGGGTTTGAAGAACTCAAAAGTTTTATCACGCAAGAATTGCAGGGCGTAGATATTTAG
- a CDS encoding helix-turn-helix domain-containing protein — MRELDDARYKAIGARIRDVRLQRNMSQAELAEKAFISVPHMSEVENGKTKLRLSTFVYITEALQVSADVLLRTNTPEVNGIYQGEFNDLLADCSPAEIDSIIKIVKELKTTMRMKKDEYLF, encoded by the coding sequence ATGAGAGAACTTGACGATGCAAGATATAAGGCAATCGGTGCAAGAATTCGTGATGTTCGCCTTCAACGAAACATGAGCCAGGCAGAATTGGCGGAAAAAGCATTCATCTCCGTTCCGCATATGAGTGAGGTTGAAAACGGAAAGACCAAATTGCGGCTTTCCACTTTCGTATATATAACTGAGGCGTTGCAGGTTTCTGCCGATGTGCTGCTCCGCACCAACACTCCCGAGGTCAATGGAATATACCAAGGTGAGTTCAACGATTTGTTGGCAGATTGTTCTCCCGCCGAGATTGATTCCATTATCAAGATCGTGAAGGAACTGAAAACCACCATGCGAATGAAAAAAGACGAATATCTATTTTGA
- a CDS encoding recombinase family protein encodes MIADRQSESACIYGSRKIDLIVTKSVSRFARNTVDSLTTVRKLKEKGVEVYFEKENIYTLDSKGELFITIMSSLAQEESRSISENVTWGQRKRMADGKVTMPYGRFLGYRKGEDGFPEIVPEEAEVVRLIYKSFTEGLSYYKIAQLLMSRNIPAPAGGEKWHRRTVESILTNEKYKGSALLQKKFTVDFLTKKKKVNEGEVPQYFVEHSHDAIIEPEEFELVQAEIERRKGLGKEYSGSSIFSAKIVCSCCGGFFGSKVWHSTSKYRRIIWQCNHKFSKSSGNEKCKTPHLYEDEIKKRFIEVCNRIASDKEDFLISCQQIVEILSNTAALDRKIEAQYIYLNGLAVSMQEFIKENAMKPQDEDFYKKKMAEYNSQKAEAEKALHDLQDKRTARLSRKELLEGLIRTLSNEGIVTDTFDEKLWLLLVEKATVGTDGKLTFTLRNGTEIEV; translated from the coding sequence TTGATAGCTGACCGACAATCAGAATCAGCTTGTATCTACGGAAGTAGGAAGATAGACCTTATTGTTACGAAATCAGTATCCCGTTTCGCAAGAAACACTGTGGACAGCCTGACAACCGTCAGAAAGCTGAAAGAAAAGGGCGTTGAGGTCTATTTCGAGAAGGAGAACATCTACACGCTGGACTCAAAAGGAGAACTTTTCATCACCATTATGAGTTCTTTAGCCCAGGAGGAATCACGATCCATTTCTGAAAATGTAACATGGGGACAGCGAAAGCGTATGGCGGATGGCAAGGTCACAATGCCTTACGGACGATTCTTAGGATATCGTAAGGGCGAGGACGGGTTTCCTGAGATCGTACCGGAGGAGGCTGAGGTTGTTCGACTGATTTACAAATCTTTCACGGAAGGGCTTTCATACTATAAGATCGCACAGCTTCTGATGAGCCGAAATATTCCCGCCCCTGCCGGCGGTGAAAAGTGGCACAGACGAACTGTGGAAAGCATTCTCACGAACGAGAAGTACAAAGGCAGTGCATTACTTCAAAAGAAATTCACTGTGGACTTCCTGACGAAGAAGAAGAAGGTCAATGAGGGTGAAGTTCCGCAGTATTTCGTTGAACACAGTCATGATGCGATCATCGAGCCGGAGGAATTTGAACTGGTGCAGGCGGAAATCGAAAGACGAAAAGGGCTCGGCAAAGAATACAGCGGCAGCTCCATTTTCTCAGCGAAAATCGTCTGCTCCTGCTGTGGAGGGTTCTTCGGCTCGAAAGTGTGGCATAGCACAAGCAAATACCGGAGAATTATCTGGCAGTGCAATCACAAATTTTCCAAGTCTTCCGGAAACGAAAAGTGTAAAACGCCACATCTTTATGAGGACGAGATAAAAAAGCGGTTCATCGAGGTGTGCAACCGGATAGCAAGTGACAAGGAGGATTTTCTGATTTCCTGTCAGCAGATCGTGGAAATACTCTCCAACACCGCAGCACTGGATAGAAAAATCGAAGCACAGTATATCTACCTGAACGGGCTGGCAGTTTCGATGCAGGAGTTCATCAAGGAAAATGCTATGAAACCGCAGGACGAGGACTTCTACAAAAAGAAAATGGCGGAGTACAATTCACAAAAAGCTGAAGCCGAAAAGGCTCTGCACGACCTTCAGGACAAAAGAACCGCCCGGCTATCACGCAAGGAACTGCTCGAAGGTCTGATCCGGACGCTAAGTAACGAGGGTATTGTGACCGACACCTTTGACGAAAAGCTCTGGTTGCTGCTGGTAGAGAAAGCAACTGTGGGCACGGACGGCAAGCTGACCTTCACGCTACGGAACGGCACGGAGATTGAAGTATAA
- a CDS encoding helix-turn-helix domain-containing protein, whose protein sequence is MMTHAYNESYLSNAKDRLSSFFDYAINDCKIKPDWITVLFINTGYAEQFERGNPAYVAGMSGVELARAVILKAYGRKELPKPTNSEECSPEYWAGWALAEYQWYCGRRFKDIFERIPLTKIIGMYSVYHEMDITNFIDTMEEFYKAAEGDSNLKRIRESRGLSQSELAEQSGIKVRNIQMYEQRVNNIDKAQAQTLYKLSRVLGCDIEDLLENPMM, encoded by the coding sequence ATGATGACTCACGCATACAACGAATCCTATTTGAGTAATGCAAAGGATCGTCTTTCCTCATTCTTCGATTACGCTATTAATGACTGCAAGATCAAGCCGGATTGGATTACCGTGCTTTTTATCAACACAGGCTATGCCGAGCAGTTTGAGCGCGGCAATCCTGCCTATGTTGCAGGTATGTCCGGTGTTGAACTTGCCCGTGCGGTTATCCTGAAAGCATACGGCAGAAAAGAACTTCCGAAGCCTACAAACTCTGAGGAATGCTCTCCCGAGTATTGGGCGGGTTGGGCGCTTGCAGAATATCAATGGTACTGCGGTCGCAGGTTCAAAGATATCTTCGAACGGATTCCTTTGACTAAGATTATCGGAATGTATTCGGTCTATCATGAGATGGATATCACGAACTTCATCGATACAATGGAAGAGTTCTACAAGGCTGCCGAAGGCGATTCCAATCTGAAACGCATTCGGGAAAGCAGAGGCTTATCTCAGTCAGAACTTGCGGAACAATCGGGCATCAAAGTCCGAAACATTCAGATGTATGAGCAGCGAGTCAACAACATTGATAAGGCACAGGCACAAACACTCTACAAGTTATCCCGTGTTCTTGGTTGCGATATCGAAGACCTGCTTGAAAATCCTATGATGTAA
- a CDS encoding DUF3990 domain-containing protein yields MSTIQLLHGTDHIIEVPDINIGNPHNDYGRGFYCTCVDEMAKEWACKKNTDGFVNVYDFDEDGLKVLNLLSGNHTVLNWIALLLQFRTFKLDSEVAVDARDYIIEHYSVDLSGYDIVVGYRADDSYFQYAESFVSNTLPLRSLNKALRLGKLGEQTVVISQRGFERLKFVDAYSVDKNVYYPKFLDRDTKARDTYRKEIKKTKSYRDDIFVLDILREEMSNDDSRIQRILFE; encoded by the coding sequence ATGAGCACAATTCAATTACTTCACGGAACGGATCACATCATCGAGGTTCCGGATATCAATATCGGCAATCCACACAACGACTACGGAAGAGGCTTTTACTGCACCTGTGTCGATGAGATGGCCAAGGAATGGGCCTGCAAAAAGAACACGGATGGCTTTGTAAATGTCTACGACTTTGACGAAGACGGATTAAAAGTGCTGAACCTGCTGAGCGGCAATCATACAGTCCTCAACTGGATTGCTTTGCTTCTTCAGTTCCGCACCTTCAAACTCGATTCTGAGGTTGCCGTTGACGCACGGGATTATATCATTGAGCATTACTCGGTTGACCTTTCCGGCTACGACATTGTTGTCGGATACCGCGCGGACGATTCTTACTTTCAGTATGCTGAGTCCTTTGTGTCCAACACACTTCCCCTCAGAAGTCTAAACAAGGCGCTTCGTCTGGGCAAACTCGGAGAACAAACCGTTGTTATCTCGCAAAGAGGATTTGAGCGTCTGAAGTTTGTCGATGCATATTCGGTCGATAAGAATGTCTATTATCCCAAGTTCCTGGATAGAGACACCAAGGCGAGAGATACTTATCGTAAAGAAATCAAGAAGACAAAATCATATCGTGATGATATCTTTGTACTTGATATCCTTAGAGAGGAGATGAGCAATGATGACTCACGCATACAACGAATCCTATTTGAGTAA
- a CDS encoding helix-turn-helix domain-containing protein — MQINYILLGQRIRAFRTKKGITQMELAERIDRSAAYMSYVETAYKFCSLDTLVRVANELNVSTDDLLIDSLTNTIKASNHEFTAILSDCSDYEMRVLLDIVKATKQAMREYKYLTRANRR; from the coding sequence ATGCAAATCAACTACATTCTTCTCGGGCAGAGAATCCGTGCGTTCCGCACTAAGAAAGGCATTACCCAAATGGAGCTTGCAGAGCGAATTGATCGTTCTGCCGCTTATATGAGTTATGTGGAGACGGCATACAAGTTTTGCAGTCTTGACACCCTGGTGAGGGTGGCAAACGAACTGAATGTCTCCACCGATGACCTGCTTATTGACAGCCTTACCAATACAATCAAGGCATCCAATCATGAATTTACCGCAATTCTTTCAGATTGCAGTGACTATGAAATGCGGGTGCTACTTGATATTGTTAAGGCAACCAAGCAAGCGATGCGTGAATACAAGTATTTAACCCGAGCCAACCGCAGATAA